The following proteins come from a genomic window of Brachyhypopomus gauderio isolate BG-103 unplaced genomic scaffold, BGAUD_0.2 sc174, whole genome shotgun sequence:
- the LOC143501754 gene encoding uncharacterized protein LOC143501754, whose amino-acid sequence MGNGHVERFNRTLGNMIRALPPRDKLKWPQMLQTLTFAYNCTAHESTGYAPFYLMFGRVPRLPVDVVFHSVERDNDITDYDSYVRKMRDNLKEALSLAQTNANASQQRQAELYNKRMKGSDIEEGDQVLLANKGERGRRKLADRWESVPYTVVSKDPQCHTYCVRSNRTGQEKVVHRNLMLQVNFLPFDTDREVESSFSGSESDGSQADLSPRQSSMFEGEPDKDDQTASWIAALDGSAEGQCTSEKGESEQQSVNVDLESLAGHSNIAENDSLAVSADVEVSGGREDPVRPNTSTEHCSPSHVPGVVAQVRSRVGRIIRPVDRLIQNMTQKATHSSVKSFVKALSS is encoded by the coding sequence ATGGGTAACGGGCATGTTGAGAGGTTTAATCGCACTCTGGGAAACATGATTAGAGCTTTGCCCCCAAGAGACAAATTAAAGTGGCCTCAGATGCTGCAGACCCTGACATTTGCATATAACTGCACAGCCCATGAGTCTACTGGTTATGCTCCCTTCTATTTGATGTTTGGTAGAGTTCCACGCCTGCCTGTAGATGTGGTATTTCACAGTGTAGAAAGGGACAATGACATCACTGATTACGATAGCTACGTCAGAAAGATGCGAGATAACCTCAAGGAAGCTCTGTCCCTTGCGCAAACCAACGCAAACGCAAGTCAGCAGCGTCAAGCTGAACTTTACAACAAAAGAATGAAGGGTTCGGACATTGAGGAAGGTGACCAAGTGCTATTGGCCAACAAGGGTGAGCGAGGGCGGCGGAAATTAGCAGATAGGTGGGAATCTGTTCCTTACACCGTAGTCTCCAAAGACCCCCAGTGCCATACCTATTGTGTAAGAAGTAATAGAACCGGTCAAGAGAAGGTGGTCCACCGTAATTTAATGTTGCAGGTCAACTTTCTACCCTTTGACACTGACAGGGAAGTAGAGTCGTCCTTTAGTGGCTCAGAATCAGATGGTAGCCAAGCAGACTTATCTCCCAGGCAGTCCTCCATGTTTGAAGGCGAACCAGACAAAGACGATCAGACGGCCAGTTGGATAGCCGCTTTGGATGGCTCTGCGGAAGGCCAGTGCACCTCAGAGAAAGGAGAGTCAGAACAGCAATCGGTGAATGTGGATTTAGAGTCCCTTGCTGGTCATTCTAACATTGCCGAAAACGACAGTTTAGCAGTGTCCGCTGATGTCGAAGTATCCGGTGGTCGAGAGGACCCAGTGAGGCCCAACACGTCAACTGAACATTGCTCACCATCACATGTCCCTGGAGTAGTGGCTCAGGTTAGGTCGCGAGTTGGTAGAATAATAAGACCTGTGGATAGGCTTATACAAAATATGACACAGAAGGCTACACATAGTTCAGTCAAGAGTTTTGTAAAAGCTTTGTCATCATAG